From a single Sorghum bicolor cultivar BTx623 chromosome 5, Sorghum_bicolor_NCBIv3, whole genome shotgun sequence genomic region:
- the LOC8062667 gene encoding uncharacterized protein LOC8062667, translated as MMGAVTCRSRTSRRRCHAATALLAAVLFAAAMVVATGRPVRLPAAALARRRIDSSSTAMIMNAGGRAATTTTRWTAGAAMDDVLPAAARRRWLVGPGSSPPTCRARCGRCTPCRPTRVAIQPGVGPQWEYYPEVWRCKCGNKLFMP; from the exons ATGATGGGCGCCGTGACCTGCCGGAGCCGGACGAGCCGGCGCCGCTGCCACGCCGCCACCGCCCTCCTCGCCGCCGTCCTCTTCGCCGCGGCCATGG TTGTGGCAACAGGGCGGCCGGTCCGTTTGCCAGCGGCGGCGCTGGCGAGGAGGCGGATAGACTCGTCGTCGACGGCGATGATCATGAACGCCGGCGGCAGGGCAGCGACCACCACCACGAGGTGGACAGCAGGCGCCGCCATGGACGACGTCCTCCCAGCAGCAGCCCGGCGGCGGTGGCTGGTGGGTCCGgggtcgtcgccgccgacgtgcCGCGCGCGGTGCGGGCGGTGCACGCCGTGCCGGCCCACCCGCGTGGCCATCCAGCCCGGCGTCGGACCCCAGTGGGAGTACTACCCGGAGGTGTGGCGCTGCAAGTGCGGCAACAAGCTCTTCATGCCATGA